The following proteins are co-located in the Solanum pennellii chromosome 1, SPENNV200 genome:
- the LOC107010354 gene encoding heavy metal-associated isoprenylated plant protein 36-like, with product MASSPPDQEQQPPQFPPLHYRTWVLKVSIHCPGCKRKVKKVLQSIEGVYTTDIDPQQQKVIVTGNVEAETLIKKLIRNGRSAELWPEPKPILKEKKTKKNENSEDDDDDQEDDEHNNNNNEKPAEHGPPRHGVRFGGVETFTMDVKEVRPDERPPENIAVVERFPAPEQKAGGGGGAKKKKKKKKKKSSGNNNANPNASAGSNGAPPGSESDAAKMGPNQMMDQANQGHSNQHPYPNPYDQHPHASYYVPQQHQSYVVSYNAAHPMVSSAPAYYYIPSSPYMQSDIYSKQQCTPLDSFEILSDENPHACYIM from the exons ATGGCATCTTCTCCACCTGATCAAGAACAACAACCACCTCAATTTCCTCCACTTCACTACAGG acaTGGGTTTTGAAAGTTTCCATCCATTGTCCAGGCTGCAAGAGAAAAGTCAAGAAAGTCTTGCAAAGCATTGAAG GTGTTTATACTACGGATATTGATCCACAACAACAGAAAGTTATAGTGACTGGAAATGTTGAAGCTGAAACTTTGATTAAAAAACTGATAAGGAACGGAAGAAGTGCTGAGTTATGGCCAGAGCCGAAGCCtatattaaaagagaaaaaaacaaagaaaaatgaaaacagcgaagacgacgatgatgatcaagaagatgatgaacataataataataataatgaaaaaccAGCTGAACATGGTCCTCCAAGACATGGTGTGAGGTTTGGCGGGGTTGAGACTTTTACGATGGATGTCAAAGAAGTAAGGCCAGATGAAAGGCCGCCGGAAAATATCGCCGTCGTTGAGAGGTTCCCGGCGCCGGAGCAAAAGGCCGGCGGCGGTGGAGGAgctaagaaaaagaagaaaaagaaaaagaagaagagtagTGGGAATAACAATGCAAATCCAAATGCGAGTGCAGGGTCTAATGGTGCACCGCCAGGTAGCGAATCAGATGCTGCGAAAATGGGTCCCAATCAGATGATGGATCAAGCGAATCAAGGCCATTCAAATCAGCATCCTTATCCTAACCCGTACGATCAGCATCCACATGCTAGTTATTATGTTCCTCAGCAGCATCAGAGTTATGTTGTGAGTTACAATGCGGCACATCCTATGGTAAGCAGTGCGCCGGCATATTACTATATTCCATCATCACCGTACATGCAATCTGATATTTATTCTAAGCAACAATGTACACCGTTGGATTCTTTTGAGATCTTGAGTGATGAAAACCCTCATGCATGCTATATCATGTGA
- the LOC114075560 gene encoding uncharacterized protein LOC114075560, whose protein sequence is MDFSDQDAPYPCLEIIENKQHARAKVLTLKVHPAVIGVFPLIRKMLDTSHHLPEWLSTETKDVTDNFSGKAFCENWRPPTNTVSTFIGELSISLWDLRTIGGLPVHGSFYNEVVPSAKELTHENAPFVELGVEESFRDETYMAAFLVCWLCKFVFPSKKADCIRASVLKVASLMAHGEIFSLAVPVLASIYAALRIYLLLQTQTLLRRSTHIILRSPKRDDVSLSTKGEQLQEKLSQPLKSKATPNIPPQSVRVVSKSKSLKSKTTHVGKEGEDPLQTPKAVNLADKEVINVTLKRKKPFSSSNEGVVKSLGIAPSYSNTSKTSISLQEIDICISAASSSNESNVSQELHWKRLKKKPKDLNTQQCEFAELDSICIDTAIFEDGAAGSTMPLKELAQQLGLGDIPSDVDVFEDCITSSTFLNVVKSSHPPLVEVKSEAANEIQPTKPMVLFSENVETFQNISTNVEVVETSQIGCPNVSKDLVCPLLATASNFESPKIISGFKLSYVSGMWRTLCECITQFSFESSENLKELEIGFASILNGLREVDFINLNPLEVLLEDFLKKHRDYDVARLSTSQ, encoded by the exons ATGGACTTTAGTGATCAAGATGCACCGTACCCTTGCCTTGAAATCATTGAGAACAAGCAACATGCGCGCGCCAAAGTTCTCACTTTGAAAGTTCATCCTGCGGTGATCGGCGTCTTCCCACTCATTAGGAAGATGCTGGATACGTCTCATCATCTCCCGGAGTGGTTGTCAACAGAAACGAAGGATGTTACGGACAATTTCTCCGGCAAG GCCTTCTGCGAGAACTGGCGTCCACCCACTAATACGGTCTCTACCTTCATCGGAGAGTTGTCTATTTCTTTATGGGATTTGAGAACCATTGGAGGTCTTCCTGTTCATGGTTCCTTTTATAATGAAGTTGTACCCTCGGCTAAGGAGTTGACACAT GAGAATGCTCCTTTTGTCGAGCTAGGCGTAGAAGAATCCTTCAGAGATGAGACTTATATGGCAGCTTTTCTCGTATGTTGGCTTTGCAAGTTTGTTTTTCCTAGCAAGAAAGCTGATTGTATTCGTGCTAGTGTCTTAAAAGTCGCAAGCTTGATGGCTCATGGAGAAATATTTTCTTTGGCAGTGCCGGTCCTAGCAAGCATCTATGCGGCATTAAGGATATATTTACTTCTTCAAACTCAG ACTCTGCTAAGACGAAGTACTCACATAATTTTGAGAAGCCCGAAAAGAGATGATGTTTCTTTATCAACCAAAGGAGAACAACTTCAAGAAAAGCTATCTCAGCCTTTAAAGTCTAAGGCGACACCAAACATTCCTCCGCAATCTGTTAGAGTTGTTTCCAAGTCTAAAAGTTTGAAGAGCAAGACAACACATGTTGGTAAAGAAGGTGAGGATCCATTACAGACTCCCAAGGCTGTCAACCTCGCTGATAAAGAGGTGATCAACGTAACTCTCAAGAGGAAGAAACCTTTCAGCTCATCGAATGAAGGTGTTGTAAAGTCACTTGGCATTGCACCATCTTATAGTAACACGTCAAAAACGTCTATTTCACTCCAGGAGATCGACATTTGCATTAGTGCAGCCTCTAGCTCCAATGAGAGCAATGTTAGCCAAGAGCTACATTGGAAGCGTTTGAAGAAAAAGCCTAAGGACTTGAACACTCAACAATGCGAGTTCGCTGAATTGGATTCCATTTGTATTGACACTGCGATCTTTGAAGATGGTGCTGCTGGTTCTACGATGCCCTTGAAAGAATTGGCACAACAG TTGGGTCTTGGGGACATCCCTAGCGATGTAGATGTATTTGAAGATTGTATCACCAGCTCGACTTTTCTCAATGTGGTGAAGAGTTCTCACCCCCCACTTGTTGAAGTTAAGAGTGAAGCCGCGAATGAGATCCAACCGACAAAGCCAATGGTCCTTTTTTCTGAAAATGTTGAAACTTTTCAAAACATCTCAACTAATGTGGAGGTTGTTGAAACTTCTCAAATTGGATGTCCAAATGTTTCCAAGGATTTGGTTTGCCCTTTGTTGGCAACTGCCTCTAATTTTGAATCACCAAAGATTATTTCTGGCTTCAAATTGTCTTATGTTTCTGGAATGTGGCGCACCTTATGTGAGTGTATCACTCAGTTCTCTTTTGAATCTTCAGAGAACCTCAAAGAGTTGGAGATAGGTTTTGCCTCGATTCTGAATGGTCTTCGAGAAGTTGACTTCATCAACCTTAATCCTTTAGAGGTTCTCCTTGAAGATTTTCTCAAGAAACATAGAGATTATGATGTTGCAAGGCTGTCCACTTCTCAATAG